TCAGCGTGCAGAGCGGCCAGCCCGTCCTCGACTCGCTCGGTTACACCGCCGCCGGCCTGCTCCCGGTGGCCGCCTGGCTGGTGCGGATCTGCGTCACCGGCGAGCCGGACGCGGCCCGCGCCTGTGTCGCCGCCGCGCGCGGCCCCGCCCGCGCGCACCTCGCCTGTCTGCTGACGGCGCTGCTCGCGTCGGTGGCGCTCGGGGTCGGGGCGGCCTTCGTGGTGACACTGATCAGCGATCCGGCGAGCAACGGTCACCAGGTCCACGTGTCCCTGCTGCGGGCCGGTGCGGCCGGGCTGCCGGCCACGCTCACCTGTGCGCTGCTCGGCGCGGCCGTCGGCGCGCTCACCAACCGGCCGCTGCTGCGCTCCACCGGCCGCGCGGTGCCCGCGATGCTGCTGGGTGCGCTGCTGTCGGTGGTGCTCACCGGCTCCCCGGCGCAGGCCGCGATCAACGGCCTGGTCACCGGTTCGGAGACGGGCCGGGTGCCGGTGTCCCCGCTGCCGCTGATCGGGGCGGCGCTGCTCACGGCCGCCGCCTTCGCCGTGGCCGCCCGGCTCACCGCCCGCCGGTCACCCTGAGCAGGCGGTGCGCTGGGCCTCCTGCCACTCACACCGCGTACACAGCGTGAAGCCCTGGTACGACTCCGGGTGCTCCGTCGCATACGGCGGCGGCCCGGCTGCCTTCGGCGGCTGCGTGGCGTCGACGATCGTGCAGCAGGTCCTGTCGTCCTCGTCGCTCATGTCTCCGGCGTAGGCCGCTCAGCGGTGTCCGCTGCTCGCGCCGATCAGCTCGGAGACCTTCACGAACCGGTAGCCGCGTCGGCGCAGTTCCGGGACGACCGCGCGGACGACCTGCTCGGTGGTCGGGGCGGCGCTGCGGGTGCAGTGCATGACGACCACCGAGCCGGGATTCACGCCGTCCAGCACCTGCTGGGTGACGGCGTCGGCGTCCGTGGCGAAGGTGTCGCCACTCACCACGTCCCACTGCACCGCGGTCAACCCGAGCCCGCTCAGCGTGCGCAGCGCCCGCTTGTCGTAACAGCCGCCGGGGAAGCGGAAGTAGGGCAGCGGGTGGGACACGCCCGCGTGGCGCAGGGAGGCGTACGCCCGCTGCACGTCCGTCCGCATGTTTCCGGCGCCGACCGTCGGCAGGCCGTAGCAGTCGTCGGTGAACGCGTTATGGCTGTAGGAGTGGTTGGCGACCTCGAACAGCGGGTCGTGGCCGAGGCTGCGGGCCTCGGTCGGGTACTCGTCGGCCCAGCGGCCGGTCATGAAGATCGTCGCCGGCACCTTCAGCGCCCGCAGGGTGCCGATGAGGTCTGGGTTGTCGAAGTGCTCGCCGGCGGCGGCACGGGGACCCTCCTCGGAGGTCATGTCGGCGTCGAAGGTCAGCGCGACGGTCTTGCCCAGGGTGCGCGGGCCGTGCTCGAAGACTGGGGTCAGGCCGCCGGGGCCGGGGGCCAGCACGGGCGGATGCGAGGCGGACGGGGAAGCGGAGACGGGGGACTTGGCCGGGGCCGGGCGGGCACCGCCCGCGGGGTCCGCGGTACCGCAGGCGGCGAGAGCCGCGCCCAGGGCACAGGCGGTGGTGATATGGCGTAGTCGTGGGGTCACGGTATGAAAGTAGGACTGAATGATCGCCTGTACGTCGATATGTCCGGCGGGCCGCGTGACGGTCACCCGCACGGCGGCGGCCTGGCGGACTCCGGTGCTCCGGTGGCCAGGTGTCAGCCGGTGCTCACACGGAAGCGGCAGCGGAGCGCGTAGCGCAACTCCGCTGCCGTCGACGGCGTGGCGACCTCACGCGCACCTACGGAACTCGCTCACGGACTCGTCCGCGCGCGCGTGAGGTCACCACGCATTCCCCTGCCGGCGGCGCGGAGGTCGCCCGGCCCACCGGACGCCAGGCCGACCATCGTCTTCCGCCGTCAAGGGCATCTGGACGCGCCGCTCAGTCGGCGCTGTTGTTACAGCCCATGGTCGAGCCGATGTGGGTGCCCTGGGCACCCGGGTCGCCCTCGCCGTTGAGCGCGTTGCCCAGCAGGCCGTTGAGGATCCCGACCTCGCCGAGGACGTCGAGATTCAGGTCGTGGTCCTTGCACTGGGAGCTCTGCATGACGCCCTCGTGTCCGTGCTCTTCGCCGCCGCCGCCGGCGTGGGCGGTGCCGGCGGCGAGTCCGACGGTGCTGAGAGCTGCGACCAGTACGGCGGCCCTGCGAAGTCTGTGCATGTCATCTCCATAGTGTGAGAGCGGAAGCGGTCTGCAACAGATCGACCTCTTACAGTCACGGAGATTAGTATTAAAATCGCCCAAAATGGACAGCGACGCGCCGTAATTTATGGGACTATCTACGGCCGTATCGGCCTGTCAGAGTGCCCGTGGCGAGGGTGTGGCCGGACAGCGCCCGCAGCAGGTCGGCCGGCGCGGCCCCCGCGGCGAGCGAAAGGCGGCGGTCGGTGGCGTAGACCGTGAGGACGTAGTGGTGCGGACGGTCTCCGCGCGGTGGGCAGGGGCCGCCGTAGCCCGGCCGCTTGAAGTCGTTGCGGCCCTCGGTCGCTCCCTGCGGATGCTCTCCGGCGGCCAGTTGCCGCGTGTGCGGGTCGATGTCCCACGCCAGCCAGTGCGTGAACGTGCCGTGCGGGGCGTCGGGGTCCTGCAGAAGCAGGGCCAGCGAGGCCGTGTGCGGGGGTACGGCGGTGAGGGCCAGCGGGGGCGACACGTCCGCACCGTCGCAGGTGTGGCGGCGCGGGATGGTGCCGCCGTCGCCGTACGCGGTGCTGGTGACGGTCAGCCGCCGGCCGGCGGTGGGGGAGGGCGTGGCGCCCTGTCTGCCGCCGTCGTCCCCACAGCCCGTTACGACGCTCATCGCGGCCGCTGCGGCCACGGCCGCCATCCAACTCCTGCGCATGCCCGGCACGCTAGGGCCTGTCCGGCGGATCCTGTCGCAGACACGGGGCCGACGCGCCCTCCCTCACTGCCTCAAGGGCATGGCGGCACCCCCATCGCCCCCGCTCGCCCGCACTGATGAGGCACCGTCACTTTCCTGCGACCTGATCCGCCGGACAGGCCCCAGGCCTGCCCTAGCCCGAGGGGAGCTCTCCGTCACCGTTCGGTGCGGTCGGCTGGTTGCCCCGCTCGAGGAAGTGCAGCAGTTCCACCGGGATGGGCAGGACCAGCGTGGAGTTCTTCTCGGCGGAGACCGCCATCACCGTCTGGAGCAGTCGCAGTTGCAGCGCCGCGGGGGTGTCGGCCATCTGCTGCGCGGCCTCGGCCAGCTTCTTGGAGGCCTGGAGTTCGGCGTCGGCGTTGATAATCCGCGCCCGGCGCTCCCGGTCGGCCTCGGCCTGGCGGGCCATGGACCGTTTCATCGTGTCCGGCAGGGAGACGTCCTTGATCTCCACCCGGTCGACCTGGATGCCCCAGCCGACGGCCGGGCTGTCGATCATCAGCTCCAGACCCTGGTTGAGCTTCTCGCGGTTGGAGAGCAGATCGTCCAGATCACTCTTGCCGATGATCGACCTGAGCGAAGTCTGTGCCATCTGCGACACCGCGAACTTGTAGTCCTCGACCTTCACCAGGGCGCTCTCCGCGTCGATCACCCTGAAGTAGACGACCGCGTCCACGCGGACGGTGACGTTGTCGCGAGTGATGCCCTCCTGGGCCGGGATCGGCATCGTCACGATCTGCATGTTGACCTTCTGCAGCCGGTCCACGAAGGGGATGATCAGCGTGAAACCCGGCGTCCGCGGATCGCCGCTGACCCGGCCGAGCCGGAACAGCACACCGCGTTCGTACTGCTTGACCACGCGTGCCGCCATCGCCAGATAGACCACACCGGCGGAACCCGCCGCCGCGATCGCGCCCAGCAGTTCCTGGAGCATGGTGACCTCCTCACGGAGAGGTCCGCTTTTGTCCGCTGCTGTAACCATAAGCCGGTTGGGCCGCTCTGCCGAGGGGTCCGGACAGACCGGACCGGGATGCCGAGGGGCGTCGGCATCCCGGCCCGGAGACAGCGGTCGTCAGCCGGCCTGTGCCGCCGTCACCCGCACCGGTTCCGGCCCGGCCGCGCTGTGCCGCTCGGCCCAGTTCTCCAGGGCCGTACGGCAGGCGTGGTCGAGGTGGTGCAGGCCGGACAGGTCCAGGCGGACCGGGCGGTCCTCGGGGAGCGACTCCAGGCTGTCCAGGATCTTCGGCAGCCGCAGGAAGGTCGCGTTGCCCGCGACGTAGACGTCGACCGGGCCCGCGCCCTTGTCGATCACCTCCAGCTTGACGTGCGAGGCCTCCCAGGCCGTCTTGGCCACGGCCAGGGCGAGACCGATCAGCACCCCTTCGAACATGCTGACCGCCACGATGGACAGGGCGGTGACGGACAGGATCAGCGCCTCGCCCCGGTGCTCGCGCCACAGCCCGGCCAGTGCCCGGACCGGGACCAGCTTCGCGCCCGAGTGGATCAGGATGCCCGCGAGCGCCGGGATCGGTATGTAGGCCAGCACGTCCGGCAGCAGCGCCGCGAACAGCAGCAGCCACGCCCCGTGCAGCACCCGCGAAGCCTTCGTACGGGCGCCGGCCTGGACGTTGGCCGCGCTGCGCACGATCACCGCGGTCATCGGCAGCGCGCCCAGCAGCCCGCACACCGTGTTGCCGACGCCCTGGGCGAGCAGTTCCTTGTCGTACTCGGTGCGCGGCCCGGTGTGCAGCCGGTCCACGGCGGCCGCGCTGAACAGCGACTCGGCGGAGGCGATCAGCGTGAAGGCGACGATCGTGCCGAGCAGTCCGACACCCGCCAGCTCGCCGAACGCGCTGAGCGGCGGCGGCTGGACGGCACCCAGCAGCCCCTGCACCTCCACCGTGGCCACCGGCAGGTCGAGCGCGACCGCGGCCACCGCGGCCAGGCCGACCGCGGCCAGCGGACCGGGCAGCGTACGCACCTTCGCCGGGACGTGCCGCCACAGCAGCAGCACCGCGATCGTGCCCGCGCACACCGCGAGCGAGGCCGCCGCCGCGCCGTCACCGAGGGCGTCCAGGAACGCCCCCGGCAGCCCGGCGATCTTGGCCAGTCCGGAATCGGGGGCCTTGGCGGCCAGCGCCGGGTACAACTGCCCGGCGACGAGCACCAGTCCGATTCCGGCCAGCATGCCCTCGACGACGGAGACCGAGATGGCGCGGAAGTAGCGGCCCAGCTTCAGCAGGCCCATGCCCATCTGGAGGACTCCGGAGGCGAGCACGATCACGCCGAGCGCGGGCAGCCCGAACTCCTTGACCGCCTCGAAGACGAGCACGGTCAGACCGGCAGCCGGCCCCGACACCTGCAGGCTGCTGCCGCGCATCAGCCCGGTGACGAGTCCGCCCACGATGCCGGTGATCAGGCCGAGTTCGGCCGGGACCCCGGAGGCGACGGCCACGCCCACGCACAGCGGCAGCGCGACCAGGAAGACGACGAGGGAGGCGGCGAAGTCCTGCCGCAGATACGGGAAGCGGGATATGAGGCTGGCGTTGTTGCTGGTCATCGGCGCGCTCACAGGGACTCGAAGGTGTCGGTCTGCGGGCGGTGCGCCCGTACGGCTCCGGTGTGCACCTCGTAGTACCAGGCGTGCAGGCCCAGCCGACCCTCCGCCAGCTTCCGCTCGACGCACGGGTACGAGCGCAGCCGGAGCAGCTGCGTCAGGACGTGGGCCCGCACGCCTTCGGCGACCTCCGGATCCTCGGCCACACCGGCCGGGCGCGGGGTGGCGTGCGCGAGCCAGTCGCGCACGGCGGGTACGGCGGTCAGATCGTCGCCGCGCACCAGCGCGCCGACGGCACCGCAGTGCGAGTGACCGCAGACGACGATGTCGCGGACGCCGAGGACCTCCACGGCGTACTCGATGGTGGCGGCCTCGCTCGTGGGGTGGAGCGAGGTGTGGGGCGGGACGATGTTGCCCGCGGTGCGCAGCTCGAAGAGCTGGCCGGGGCGGGCGCCCGTGATCAGGGCCGGGACGACCCGGGAATCGGAGCAGGTGATGAACAGGACCTGCGGGGACTGGCCTTCGGCGAGCTTGGCGAACTCCTCAGGGCGCTGTCCGAAGGTACGGGCGTTGTCGATGAGGGGCTGCATATGCGTGGGTTCCTCCTGGCGCGCCTGCACGGGCGCGTCGGACTTGAACGACGGTTGTGGGGGAAGAGCCCGGTTTCCCGGGCCGGTGCGGCTCCCTGGCCGGGTGCCGCACCGGCTGTCAGCAGCGGACGACCTGAAGAGCTGCCGGGGTGTGGGCTCTGGAGGTTCTCGCGGTGTGGGGGTGCGGCGCGCCGGGGATGTCCGGTGTGTCGGCAGCGGCCGCACGGCCGGCTATCGGCTCGGGCTGCTGGGCCCGGCCGGAGGACGAGCCGCGCTGCCGGTCGCGCAGGTGCGGAGTGCTGACGGGGAGGCCCGGACGGCAGGGGGTGCGGACCGAGTCCTTGTCCTCGCGCACCGGCGGTACGGAGGACGGCAGGACCGGCTCGGCCTTGGCCTGTGCATCACTGAGTGTGTGCGCGGATGCGAACGTTCCCGTGGGAGCGAAGAGCTGGAGCGCGAGCAGGAGCACCGCGAGGAGGGCGAGGCGGGTCCGGGCCGTCGTACCTCGGAACATGCGCCCCCCTTACGGATGCTCGCGCCTCTTGTCTGGACCAAGTCCCGGTCAATGGATGGTCAAGAAGCACATTAACCCTGCAAAGTCCTTTGCAGGGTTAACAGCGCGTTACAAGCGCAAGGAAGCGTGAAAAGTGCCGGTCGCATGGCGCGATCCGGCTCTTGACTGAGGGTCTGAGAGTGGCTAAGAGCCCACGAGTCCCTTGGCGTCGCGGGCCAGTGCGGTGAGCCGGGATATCGCGCGGAAGTACTTCTTGCGGTAGCCGCCGTTCAGCATCTCCTCGCTGAACAGCTTGTCGAACGGCAGTCCCGAGGCCAGCACCGGGACCTCGCGGTCGTAGAGCCGGTCCGCGAGCACCACGAGCCTGAGCGCGGTCGACTGGTCCGGTACCGGCCGTACATCGGTGAGGCAGACCGCCCTCAGCCCGTCGGTCAGTGCGCCGTACCGGCTCGGGTGCACCCTGGCCAGGTGCTCCAGCAGATGCGGGAAGTCGTCCAGCGAGGCGCCCTCGGTGGCGTACGCCGCCTTCGTCACCTCTTCGTCGGTGAAGGGCTTGGGCGCCTCGGGCAGACCGCGGTGGCGGTAGTCCTCGCCGTCGATGCGCAGGGTGCGGAAGCGGGCCGACAGGCCCTGTATCTCGCGCAGGAAGTCGGCCGCCGCGAACCGGCCCTCGCCCAGCTTGCCGGGCAGCGTGTTGGAGGTGGCGGCGAGCGCGACGCCCGCCTCGACCAGCTTGCCGAGCAGTGTCGAGACCAGGACCGTGTCGCCCGGGTCGTCCAGCTCGAACTCGTCGATGCACAGCAGGCTGTGGCCGGAGAGAGTCTGCACGGTCTGCTGGAAGCCGAGGGCGCCGACCAGGTTCGTAAGCTCCACGAAGGTGCCGAACGCCTTGCGGGCGGGCTCGGCGGGGGTGGCGTGCCACAGGGAGGCGAGCAGGTGGGTCTTGCCGACGCCGTAACCGCCGTCCAGGTAGACCCCGCGCGGGCCGGCCGGGGTCCTGGGTGCCCTGGGCCTGCCGAAGCCGAAGAAGCCGCGCCGGCCGGCGCCGGAGGCATGCGCCCCGCCGAGCCCGCCCGCGAAGCCCTCGAGGACCCGTACGGCCTCGGTCTGGCTGGGCTGGTTCGGGTCCGGTATGTACGTCGAGAAGCGGACCGAGTCGAAGCGCGGCGGCGGCACCATCTCGGCGACCAGCCGGTCCGCGGGGACACGCGGCGCGCGGGCGCACAGGGAGAGGGGGCCCGCGTCGGTCACAGGGCTGGGTCCGGAGGCGGCGGTGGAGGACGACACGGTCACCCATGCTAAGCGCCGTGTCACACTGCACGACATGCGACGCCTGTTCCCTGTGACCGACGAAACAGCAGCCCAGGCCTCCGGGGGGGCGCCCGAGGGGAAGGGGGCGGGGGAGACCGCAGGGGCCCGGGTCACGGACGGGCCCGGAATCCGTGTGACGGATGCGCCCGAGGTGTCCGGCGCTGCCGCGCTCGTCGATCGCGAGTGGAGTCTCGCCGAGCTGGCCGCCGCCTACGCCTACCCCGAGCCGGTGCCGGGCGCCCCCAGGCCGTGGCTGCGGGCCAACATGGTGTCCACGCTGGACGGCGCCGCCCAGCACGAAGGGCGGTCCCAGCCCATCTCCAGCGCCGCCGACATGCGGATCTTCGGCACGTTGCGGGCGCTCGCGGATGTGATCGTGGTGGGTGCGGAAACGGTACGTCAGGAGGAGTACCGCCCCGCACGCGCGCGTGCCGAGTTCGCCGCCGCCCGCAAGGCCGCCGGACAGGCCCCGGCCCCGGCGATCGCCGTCGTCTCCGCGAGCCTGGAGCTGGACTTCTCGCTCCCGCTGTACACCTCGCCCCTGGTGCCCACGCTGATCCTGACCGGAGCCGCGGCAGCTCCCGACCGGGTCGCCGCCGCCGAGGAGGCCGGGGCCACGGTGGTGATCGCCGGTGAGGGCAGGGGCATCGAGCCCGTGCGCGCGGTGCGCGCCCTCGCCGACCTGGGCCACACCCGGCTGCTCACCGAGGGCGGTCCCCGGCTGCTCGGCCAGCTGATCGCCGCCGGGGTGCTGGACGAGATGTGTCTGACCCTCTCGCCCATGCTCACCGCGGGCGACGCACAGCGCGTCGCCGGGGGGCCGTCGGTCGCCGTGCCGCGCCGGTTCGAGCTCGTGTCCCTCCTCGAAGAGGCCGGATTTCTGTTCGGCCGCTACCGTCGCTCCTGAAATCAGCGGAATCTTCCGTTCCGTTTAGTTTCCGGAGGGCAGACTTAGTCCGGCAGAACTCGTGCGATCACGGGGCAGGATGGTTTCCGCACGGGCCTCGTCAGGGCCCACGGAGGAGAAGAGGCGTTTGGTGTTCACAAGCGTTCTGATGATCGAGAAGGCCTTGACGTCCGCCGACGTGGAGTTCGTCACCACCTTGCACGGGGACGAGCCGGTCACTTTCCAGGTGCTCCTCCAGCCGCGCGGTGACCAGGCGGACCGCCTGCTGCGGGCCATCGACGACATCGCCCTCGGCGAATTGGACGAGGCGGTCCGCGAGGGCGAGACGCCTGAGGGCAAGGCGGCCCGGAGTGTGGGGCAGCAGGCGCTCGATGTGTCCTTGGCGGCGTTGCGGGCTGCCAGCAGCGAGGCGGAGGGGCGGTTGGTCGAGGATCATCCGCTGGACGCGCTGAAGTCGCTCGTTGCCGAGGTGTCCGCCGACGAGGTGATCGTGCTGACGGATCCGCATTACGTGGAGGAGTTCTTCCACCGGGACTGGGCTTCCCGGGCCCGGCACAAGGTGGGGGTGCCGGTGCTGAAGCTGTTCTCGCACAGCAAGGCGTAGTGACCTCGGCTGTCAGGGAAGTACGAGGCTCGGCATAGGCTAGGCCTGCTTCAGCTCGCATTCGTCTCTGGGGAGAAACGCATGGCACCCGGCCTTCCTGCCGCCATGGACCGACCGCACTTCATCGGCATCGGCGGCGCCGGGATGTCGGGGATCGCCAAGATCCTCGCGCAGCGTGGGGCCAGGGTGGCCGGGAGTGACGCGAAGGAGTCGGCGACCGCCGAGGCGCTGCGGGCGCTCGGGGTCACCGTGCACATCGGGCATGCCACGGAGCACCTCGCCGACGACGCGAGCTGTGTCGTCGTGTCGTCGGCGATCCGCAAGGACAACCCCGAGCTGGCCCGCGCGGCCGAGCTGGGCATCCCGGTGGTGCACCGCTCCGATGCGCTCGCCGCGCTGATGGAGGGGCTGCGGCCGATCGCCGTGGCCGGTACCCACGGCAAGACGACGACCACCTCGATGCTGGCCGTCTCCCTCACCGAGCTGGGCCTGGAGCCGTCGTACGCCATCGGCGGCGACCTGGACGCGCCCGGCTCCAACGCGCTGCACGGCGAGGGCGACATCTTCGTCGCCGAGGCGGACGAAAGCGACCGCAGCTTCCACAAGTACGCGCCCGAGGTCGCCATCGTCCTCAACGTCGAGCTGGACCACCACGCCAACTACGCCTCGATGGACGAGATCTACGAGTCCTTCGAGACCTTCGCCGAGAAGATCGTCCCCGGCGGCACGCTGGTGATCTCCGCCGACCACGAGGGCGCGCGGGAGCTGACGCGGCGGCTGGCGGGTTCGGTGAAGACGGTGACGTACGGCGAGGCCGAGGACGCCGACGTACGGGTGCTGTCGATTGTCCCGCAGGGGCTGAAGAGCCGGGTCACCGCGGTGCTGGACGGGCAGGAGCTGACCTTCACGGTCTCCGTGCCCGGCCGCCACTACGCGCTCAACGCGGTCGCCGCGCTCACCGCCGGTGCGGCGCTCGGCATCCCGGCCGACGGGCTGGCGCCCGCGCTCGCCGCCTACACCGGTGTCAAGCGGCGCCTGCAGCTCAAGGGCGAGGCCGCCGGGGTGCAGGTCATCGACTCCTACGCCCACCACCCCACCGAGATGACCGCCGACCTGGAGGCCATGCGCGCCGCCGCCGGCGACTCCCGCATCCTCGTCGTCTTCCAGCCGCACCTGTTCTCCCGCACCCAGGAGCTGGGCAAGGAGATGGGCCAGGCGCTGGCCCTCGCCGACGCCTCGGTGGTCCTCGACATCTACCCGGCCCGCGAGGACCCGATCCCCGGCGTCACCAGCGAGCTGATCATCGAGGCCGCGCGCGCCGCCGGTGCCGACGTCACCACCGTGCACGACAAGGCTGAGAGCCCCGCGCTGATCGCGGGAATGGCGAAGCCCGGTGATCTCGTTCTCACCATGGGCGCGGGCGACGTGACCGACCTGGGCCCGCTGATCCTGGACCGCCTGTCGCAGCAGTAAAGGGGCTGAGGCTCATGTCGTACGACGTCGAGAAGCCGGACGAGGAGTGGCGCGCGGAGCTGAACCCGGCCGAGTACGCAGTGCTGCGCCAGGCCGCCACCGAGCCGGCCTTCACCGGTGAGTACACGGACACCAAGACCAAGGGTGTCTACTCCTGCCGCGCCTGCGGCGCCGAACTGTTCACCTCGGAAACGAAGTTCGCCTCGCACTGCGGCTGGCCGTCCTTCTTCGACCCCAAGGACACCGACGCCGTGGAACTGATCGAGGACCGCTCCCACGGCATGGTCCGCACCGAGGTGCGGTGCGCTCGATGCGGGTCGCACCTCGGGCACGTCTTCGCGGGCGAGGGGTACCCGACCCCGACCGACCAGCGGTACTGCATCAACTCCATCTCGCTGCGGCTGACGCCCGACGAGGGCTGACCGCGCCGGGCGGCCGCCTCCGCCGCGCCGGTGAGCCCGTCTCCGCCGTGCCCACGGGATGTCTCCAAGTCGATTGATCGATGTGATCGATGCCAAGTCCACGATCAATCAACACTCCGAATCTGGCAAAAGAGATGCTAGGCAGGGCCCGCTCAGTCGAAGATGAACGCCATCGGAAATCGGAGCGGGAGAGGCGGCGGAGCGTGGGCAGGGACGGCAGCCGCGATCCGGGTGCGGGGCTGCCCGCACCGCGCAGCTGCTGGGGCCACGCCCGTGAACGGTTCCGGGTCAGGCATCCGCACCTGGCCGGTGACCGGCGGGGAAGGCGGGGGCGCCGGGTGGTGCGCCCTCCGGATCATCGGTGCGGACGGCACCGAGCGCCTCCCTCTCGCACGCCTTGACCGCGCCGGACGGTACGCCGCCCCGCGGTGGGACATCCGGCCCACACCCTCGCATGGGGCTCCCGAGGGTGCTGGGATGTATGAGGCTCGCGCCCCACTTGCTCCGGTTTGAGATTCTGTGAGGGTGTTGGGTGTGGCGCGCTGGATTCAGTCCCATCGCAGGCCTGCGCCCGCCGACAGCGGCCACCACCGCGAGAGCGGCGCCGGCCACGAGGGCTCCGCGACGTCCGCGCAGTCCGGGGATTCCACGGGATCCGCAGATGCGGCGGAGGGTGTCCCGGCTGCCTCCGCGGAGGCGGCCGGCGCTCGGCTGAGCGTGCTGCGGGACGCACTGGCCGGGATCGGCACGACCCTCGACGAGGCCAAGACCTGCGCCGAGCTGACCCGGGCCGCCGTACGGCTGGCCGACGGCACGGCCGCCGTGATGCGCCGCACCGGCCAGACCGTCTCCGGATACGAGGCGATCACCGGGGACGCCGACGCGCTGCCCGACGCCCGCTGGGCCGCGGCGGTGGCGCGCGAGGCAGAAGTACCGGCGCTCGGCACGGAGCTGGAGCCCTGGCTGGAGTACGCGGCGGGCCCCCGACCCCGGGCCGCCCTGTGCGCGCCGCTGACCAGCGGCGACGACGTGTACGGCGTCCTGGTGTGGGCGCGCCCCGGTCCGCCGGTGCGCCCCGCGGAGGGCGAGCTGCTCAGCCTGCTCGCCGAGCGCGCCGCCTCCCACATCCGGCACGCGCGCGACTATGAGGCCGTCAATCGCACCGCCGGTGACCTGCAGCGCGCCCTGCTCTCCGAGCCCGGCCGCCCGCACCCCAACCTCGACATCGCCATCCGCTATCTGCCGGCCGGCGGCGGCGTCCTGGTCGGCGGCGACTGGTGCGAGACGGTACGGCTGCACTTCGGGCGGACCC
The genomic region above belongs to Streptomyces sp. CG1 and contains:
- the murC gene encoding UDP-N-acetylmuramate--L-alanine ligase — protein: MAPGLPAAMDRPHFIGIGGAGMSGIAKILAQRGARVAGSDAKESATAEALRALGVTVHIGHATEHLADDASCVVVSSAIRKDNPELARAAELGIPVVHRSDALAALMEGLRPIAVAGTHGKTTTTSMLAVSLTELGLEPSYAIGGDLDAPGSNALHGEGDIFVAEADESDRSFHKYAPEVAIVLNVELDHHANYASMDEIYESFETFAEKIVPGGTLVISADHEGARELTRRLAGSVKTVTYGEAEDADVRVLSIVPQGLKSRVTAVLDGQELTFTVSVPGRHYALNAVAALTAGAALGIPADGLAPALAAYTGVKRRLQLKGEAAGVQVIDSYAHHPTEMTADLEAMRAAAGDSRILVVFQPHLFSRTQELGKEMGQALALADASVVLDIYPAREDPIPGVTSELIIEAARAAGADVTTVHDKAESPALIAGMAKPGDLVLTMGAGDVTDLGPLILDRLSQQ
- the msrB gene encoding peptide-methionine (R)-S-oxide reductase MsrB; translation: MSYDVEKPDEEWRAELNPAEYAVLRQAATEPAFTGEYTDTKTKGVYSCRACGAELFTSETKFASHCGWPSFFDPKDTDAVELIEDRSHGMVRTEVRCARCGSHLGHVFAGEGYPTPTDQRYCINSISLRLTPDEG
- a CDS encoding PP2C family protein-serine/threonine phosphatase; its protein translation is MARWIQSHRRPAPADSGHHRESGAGHEGSATSAQSGDSTGSADAAEGVPAASAEAAGARLSVLRDALAGIGTTLDEAKTCAELTRAAVRLADGTAAVMRRTGQTVSGYEAITGDADALPDARWAAAVAREAEVPALGTELEPWLEYAAGPRPRAALCAPLTSGDDVYGVLVWARPGPPVRPAEGELLSLLAERAASHIRHARDYEAVNRTAGDLQRALLSEPGRPHPNLDIAIRYLPAGGGVLVGGDWCETVRLHFGRTLLVVGDVMGHGLEAAVDMNAYRSSLRYIASADLPPHRVLRQMDENASKEAELRPATCLLARVDPGRHQVTLASAGHLPPVLIARDGQASLVPVPVGPPLGTGLGGYESTTQRLEQGETLVLFTDGLVERRGEDIDRSLARLSAVRFSIEGGLESVLDTILSRLDARHAEDDVAALAARPHIRQGPAADADSS